The genomic DNA GTCATGTGGTTGGTCAACTGCCAAAATGTGTTGACGAACACGAGAGGATCTGCGACGCATGTTAGCACCAAGCCGTTGTTGGGGAAGCGGGCGATAACCTACAGTACCAGCCATTatggccgctgccgtcgcgagCACCCGTCGCCTCGAGGCGCAGAAACTGCTTGACGGCGGGGGGAAGCTGCGCAAAGTCCCGGACGCCCATGCCAGGGACGAAGGCGAAGCTGGCATTGGGGTGATAGTGGTTCGTGATGATGGGCCCCGTAGGCACTTCCTCCTTaggctcctcttcctcgttcTCCGTGCGAGCCTCGAGCAAATTTCTCGTCTTGGAaaccttcttcttgggcaaGTACTGCGTCATCGGATAGGCGAAGTGGTAGGCCTTGCCCGAGTCATAGCCTGGCTGCTTGGGGTCGAGCGCGCTGCCGGTGAGGCCGATGTAGAAGTGACCCCAGAGCGTGCCATTGTTCTGCACGGCCTTGGGGACAGGGAAAGTGGTATCAATGGTGCGCGCCTCGGAGCTGTTGCCCATGCCAAAGTTCTTCTCCTGCAGGACAAGGTACTCGGCGGGCGTCTGGGAGATGGGCGTCGGGTTGAAGGACGGCGACAGCGTCACGACAATGTCGACATGGCTGTCCTGGGGCCAGATGGGCGCAATTTTTCGAGGGATCGGCGAGTACgtggcgccctcgtcgagctccttgggGCGGAACTGGAACGGCGGGATGCTTCCCGTGTTTCCCGTGACGGTGATGGTCTTACCGGTCGCGGGGTCGGTCTTGAGGACGCCCTTTTGGTCCTTTTGCGTCATGTAGGAGATGAGGACGTTGATGCCCAGgtagacggcgccgccgaggaagaggcggttGAAGTTGAAGCCCTGCGTGATGCGCAATGCATGGTCAGTCGCATGGCCCTCCTTCCTCCAACCACTGGTTCAGGTGGACGCGTTTCGCTTCGGCTTACATGTCGCGGTTGCTGTTCCTGCTGGGGATTCTGGCCGGCAGACTGggccactgctgctgcgccagaTGAAGacatggcgagggcgggcgggggtgAGGACGAGACAATGCTCGTCGCGTCGCTCGGGGGGCGCCAGACAGCAGAACTGGTCGCTTTCGCTGCTTGTGGGGTATGGAAGTTTGCTGTGAGGTCGGAAGATTTGCGCGAGGCCTGCGTGGCCACTGGCAACGTTGCCAGATGGGGGCCTCAGCCTCCACTGCGTCTGTGTGCTGTCGAGGTGGCCCCCCTGTGTGGGTTCGTCAGCGCGTGGGCCCGACCCGGTAGGTCCTCgcggtggacggcggcggagccccCACTGACGACAGCGAGTTATTAGATAGACCCGGCAGGACACTTCCAGCAGTGCTGAGGCCCGCGACAAGCCTCCACTGTGACCATTGGACGTACAAACTCCGATCCTGTCCTGTTGGACATCGCGGGGCAGCAACCAACTCGGGTGAATGAGCAGCACAGCTCAGCACCACGCACAAAGCCCCAGCGTCCTCATGGGCTCCAGCGCGTTGGCCACGCGGCTTCCTCGGGCAACTTTTCCTCAAGTCACGCAGTCTACCTAGGCGCAGATACCAGGCCAGTCGCGTCTCGTCGCTGATTCGCGGCGGAGCCAACAACCtacggccccctcccccccctttcggCGGCCCTGCGTCTCCGTCCTCTGACCCCCCGGCGCGGACGCACGCCGCTTCATCTGG from Purpureocillium takamizusanense chromosome 4, complete sequence includes the following:
- a CDS encoding uncharacterized protein (COG:S~EggNog:ENOG503NVEB~TransMembrane:1 (o32-50i)), with the protein product MSSSGAAAVAQSAGQNPQQEQQPRHGFNFNRLFLGGAVYLGINVLISYMTQKDQKGVLKTDPATGKTITVTGNTGSIPPFQFRPKELDEGATYSPIPRKIAPIWPQDSHVDIVVTLSPSFNPTPISQTPAEYLVLQEKNFGMGNSSEARTIDTTFPVPKAVQNNGTLWGHFYIGLTGSALDPKQPGYDSGKAYHFAYPMTQYLPKKKVSKTRNLLEARTENEEEEPKEEVPTGPIITNHYHPNASFAFVPGMGVRDFAQLPPAVKQFLRLEATGARDGSGHNGWYCRLSPASPTTAWC